A window of Chryseobacterium aquaeductus genomic DNA:
CATCAACTTTACTCCAATAATCCTGAGATCTGATATACTCATCAATAAGTTTATCTGTACTTCCGAAATATTCGTAAATTAATTTTTTATCGAAACCGGCTACGGCTGCGATTTTACTCACCATCAATCCTGAATAACCTTTAGTTTTCAAAATTTTACCAACTGCATTGAGCAGTTTTTGTTTGGTTTTCTCCTTATCCCTAATTGGACCTTGTACAACTTTTCTAGGCATCGTTTATTATTTAGTATTGCAAAAAGCACTTTTTTCTAAAATTTGTTAACTAAAGAATGCTTTTCAAAAGCTATAAAACTTTACACTTCTGAAAGCATGATCTTCTCATAAAAATTTGTAAAAATTATCTTTATTTCTACACTTTTCTGAAAAGACTAATAATAAGTACGATATTAATATTGATTTGGATCTGGCTATATTCTAAATAAATTTATCTCTTAATAAAGAACATTTGCAAAATATATTATGCTTATCTATAACTTGTATTGGATGAACCTAATCATGTAAAATGAAAAATAAAATACTCAACATAAATAGGAAATAACTAATAGTAAATTTACAAGTTTATCTTTAATATGCAATTTTTTTTTGTGACTAAAATTATACCAAATATCATAAATAACGTAACTAATAAATATTAAATATACGCAAATCAGATTAAAACCCTAACTGATCACTTGTTTACAAAATTGGTTAACAGTATTTTAAAATTTATTTATCCAATTCTAACTGTAAATTCTTTTTCATTATTATTTTTATAGATAAAAAATTATCGTAGTAAAAGCAAAAATATTTTGAGTCGGTAATGTAAAGTTACAATTTATAGAAAATCAAACAAAATTTTAGAAGCACAAAAACCAAAATCTTTTATAATTTTCATCCTTCTTTCTCCTATATGAAGTATAATTAAATAATATTCAATAATTTAGAGAGATATTAAATGTGTGTTGATGGAGATTCGCAAACTATGGAAATTTTCCAAGTCAATTTCTTTTTGATATTATTTATCACACACCTTTATAACGGAATCATTTTTGCTTTAAAAAATAATATATAAATAAACCTTTTACCTTTAATAATAGTATATTTGTATACGATTAATATAAATGTGATGAATTTGGATTTGGTAAAAGAAGTACTCAATTTAATGGAAGAGTTTAATATGGATAACAAGAATTCAGTTTATCCTCACACTATTGAAGGCTTCAAAACTTGGGTGTCTGATCAGGAATCTCCGAATCAATATTCAGAGGATACCGAAACGGATTGGGATGGTAAGGAGAATGGAAGAACTGCCGAAAGTATGATCAGTACTTTATTAGTTCATCTTAACAGGTATGCAAAAACATATTCCAAATCTGCGATCGCAGCTTCTGAATTTTCCACACAGGAAGAATTTATTTATTTAATTAATCTAAAATCTTTTGGAGAAATGTCGAAAATTGATTTGATCAGAAAAAACATTCACGAAAAACCTGTGGGAAGCCTGATTATCAACCGTCTTTTAAAGCAAGGATGGATAGAACAAAACGATTCTACGCAAGACAAAAGACAAAAGCTAATTCATATCACGGAAAAAGGTCTCACGGTGCTTGAGCATCAGATGAACAAAATTCGTCAGGCAACGCAAATCGTTTCAGGAAATCTTTCTTACACAGAAAAAATGGATTTGATTCGTATCCTTAATAAGCTCGTTAAATTCCATCATCCTATTTATAACAGAAATATTGAGAATAGAGATCTGATAGAAACTGTATATAAAGAATTTTCGTTTGAAAAATAATAATATGAAAAAAATTGCAATTATAGGATCGGGTTTTTCAGGTCTATCCGCAGCTGCTTATTCTGCAAAAAATGGCTATGAAGTGCATGTTTTTGAAAAGAATGATAGTCTGGGTGGAAGAGCAAGAAAATTTACCACAGATAATGGCTATACTTTTGATATGGGACCAAGCTGGTATTGGATGCCCGATATTATAGAAAATTTCTTTACAGACTTTAATAAAAGAACTACAGATTATTTTGAACTTGTCGCTTTAAATCCGCAGTTTGAAATGGTTTTTTCAGACGGAACAATGCAAATTCCCCACGATTACGGGGAAATGAGAAATTTATTTGAATCTACTGAAAAAGGAGCAGGCAAGAAGCTGGATGAATTCATGAATGACGCACAGTACAAATATGAAGTTGGAATGAAGGATTTCGTCAACAAACCATGTCATTCCTGGTTTGAATTTGTTTCTCCGAAGATTGCTAAAAGTGCTTTGAAACTAGATTTATTATCCAATTTCCACAGATTTGTGCGGAAGTATTTTAAAGATCCAAAACTTATCATGTTAATGGAATTTCCGGTGATTTTTCTCGGAGCTGCACCTAAAGATATTCCTGCGTTGTACAGTTTGATGAATTATGGAGGTTACAAATTGGGAACCTGGTATCCTATCGGCGGATTTTCTAAAATTATTGATGCTATGGCAGATGTTGGAAAAGATGAAGGTGTAAAATTTCATTTAAATTCAAATATAGATTCAATTAAAATCAAAGAAAATAAAGCTAAAGCTTTGTCTGTTAATGGTATAGATGTTGAATTTGACATAGTGATTGCATCATCAGATTATCATCATACAGAAAATACTCTGCTTCCCAAAGAATACAGAAATTATACTGAAGATTATTGGAAAAAGCGGGTTTTCGCACCATCATGTCTCATCTATTATTTAGGATTTAACCAAAAAATTCCTAATCTAAAACATCACACTTTGTTTTTTGAAAATGATCTTGATCTTCATACGACTGAAATTTATGAAGATAAGAAATGGCCCACAAAACCATTATTCTATGTTTGTTGTCCGTCAAAAACCGATCCGAATGTTGCACCGGAAAACTGCGAAAATGTATTTTTATTGATGCCTGTTGCTACCGGATTGGAAGATCATGATGAAGTAAGAGAAAAATATTTTGATGAAATGATTCTAAGACTTGAAAAGCATACGGAAACTTCAGATTTAAAATCAAAAATAGCGTATAAAAAAAGCTATTGCATCAAAGATTTCAAGGAAGATTACAATGCATACGAAGGAAATGCGTACGGATTGGCAAATACACTTGCTCAAACCGCAGTTTTAAAACCTTCTTTAAAAAATAAAAAAATCAGCAATTTATTTTATACCGGACAATTGACCGTTCCCGGACCAGGAGTTCCACCATCAATTATTTCCGGAAAAATTGCCGCTATCGAAGCAACTAAATAAACCAAAATAACTATGAAAAAACTATTTGACGATCTCTCATACAAGATCAGTAAGCAGACTACAAAGCAATACAGCACAAGTTTTTCATTGGGGATTTTGGCACTTTCTCCAAAAATTAGAAATTCAATATATGCCATCTACGGATATGTACGTTTAGCCGACGAAATCGTAGACAGCTTTCATGAATTTGACCGCTCTACTCTACTTGCGCGTTTCAGAGAGCAAACGAATGAGGCACTTGAGGAAAAAATTTCGTTAAATCCTATCCTACAATGTTTCCAAGAAACGATTCACCGCTACGAAATCGATGTACAATTGATTTACCAGTTTCTAAACAGTATGGAAATGGATCTTCAGAAGATTGATTATAATTCGGAACTTTACAAACAATATATTTTAGGATCTGCTGAAGTTGTGGGATTGATGTGTCTTCATATTTTTGTTGATGGAAACAAAGAACAATACGAATTGCTAAAACCATCAGCGATGAAACTGGGTTCAGCTTTTCAAAAAGTAAATTTCCTTAGAGATTTGAAAGACGATTACCAGGTTTTAGGGCGTACGTATTTCCCAAATGTCGATATTACTTACTTCGATAACTCAGTGAAAGCTCATATAGAAAACGATATTCAACAAGAATTTGAAGAAGCTTTAGAAGGAATAAAAAAACTACCAAACGCTGCAAGATTTGGCGTCTACCTAGCGTACAGATATTATATTTCATTATTCAGAAAAATCAAAAGAACACCTGCTAAAAAAATTATCAATCAGAGAATCAGAATATCAAACAGCAGAAAATTTTCTTTAATGATGAGCAGCTATGTTCAGTATAAAATTTCTGCTTTATAAGATTAAAAATTTATTTTAAAACTAAAAGATGGTACACCAACTCAAAAGAGAACAACAATTAAACTGCGATATAGAAACAGCATGGAAATTCTTCTCATCAGCTCATAATTTATCTAAAATTACACCGAAAGACATGAGTTTCATCGTTCGTACAAAAATGGAAAGTGATGAGATCTATGAAGGTATGATCATTGATTATTATGTTTCGCCATTATTGGGAATTAAAATGGATTGGCAGACAGAAATTACTCAGGTAAATCACCACCAGAATTTCACAGATTTTCAAAAGAAAGGTCCTTACAAACTTTGGAACCATTTTCATGAGTTTATCCCTAACGAAAAAGGAGTTTTGATAAAAGATACAGTAGATTATGAACTTCCAATGGGTTTTTTAGGCGAAATTGCACACAAACTTTTTGTTAAAAGTAAATTGGAGCATATTTTCAGTTACCGATTTACGATCCTAGAAGAAATGTTTAATACTAAACAAAAATAAAATATGAATTTTCTCATTGTTGTTGCCACATTTTTTATCATGGAAGGTATTACGTGGATGGTTCACAAATATATAATGCACGGCTTCCTTTGGTCACTTCACAGAGATCATCACGATCACAGCAACGAAGGACATCTTGAAAGGAACGATTATTTCTTTGCCATTTTTGCGGTCCCCACAATTGCCCTAATGTATTACGGAACCGTAAATAATTTTAACATCTATTTTTACATCGCTATTGGTATTACTTTGTATGGAATGTCATATTTTTTCGTTCACGATATTTTTATCCACCAACGTTTCAGGTTTTTAAGAGATACTCAGAATCCATATCTTTTGGCAATAAGAAGGGCTCACAAACAACACCACAAGCACACAGGAAAAGAAAGAGGAGAATGTTTTGGGTTTTTGTGGGTTCCTGTAAAATATTTTAAAATGTATTTTAATAAGAATAAAAAATAGACCATGTGGCAATATACCTATCTGGCAATCAACTTTTTTACGGTGATTATTTGTTTTCTCTTTTCCTTTCACCCGAAGATAAATTTTCACAGACATTTTAAAGCTTTTTTGATGGCAGCTGTGCTTGTTGCTGCATTTTTTATTGCTTGGGATGTTTGGTTTACCAAAATAGGTGTTTGGTGGTTTAATGATAGATATCTTTTAGGTAAAAGACTTTTCGGGCTTCCGATTGAGGAACTCATGTTTTTTATCTGTATTCCGTTTTCATGTGTATTCACCTATTTTTGTTTAGACAAATTTTTTAAACTCGATTGGAAAAAAAATATTGAGAGAATTTTTGTGATAATTTCAATTGTCATTTTGCTTTGCTTATCATTCTATTTTAGAGACAGAATATATCCGTTTACCACTTTTCTCACCACAGCAATCAGTCTGTTTTTATTACACTTTATTCTAAAAGTAAAGTGGATTGGAAAAGCATCTTTCATTTATTTGATTTTGATGCCCGGATTTTTGGCTGTAAACGGAATTCTTACCGGTACAGGATTAGATTCTCCTATAGTCAACTACAATCCGGATAAGATAATTGGAATCAGAATTTTCACGATACCTGTTGAAGATACCATATATGGCTACGAAATGATCTTGTGGAATCTTTTTTTCTTCTACAAATTTAAAAGAAAAGAAGAAACTCAGATGAATAATTTATAAGAATTTTATTTAACATAAATAATTATTCTTTTTCGTTGACAATCGAAAATATGGTTGAGATCCCAATGGTATTACATTATACTTAGTTTTCATATACCACAAAATTTCATCAAAATTATTTCATTTACATACCACACGAATATTGCAAGGCATAATATTTGCAACTGCTAAAGTAACCCATTTATGCCACAAATATTATGAACGCTACAGATTTAAAAATTAAAAATCTGGTAAACTATAGAGACCAGATTTATACGGTTACAGAAATTTTTCAAAATGAAAGTAATAAATATTCTGTAAAGATTGAAAATGATTATGAACGACTTTCTGTACCCGCAGATTCTATCGAACCAATTAGTATTAATGAAGATTGGCTTGAGAAATTCGGATTTGCAAGAACGTACAGTTCAGATCACAGAATACGCTACGAAAGACCAGAATCATTCATTAAGTATGATATTGATTTAAGCTCTAAAAAGATTGTAGAAGGTTTGAAAATCTACGGTAATTCGATAAGATGCAGATACATTCATGAGTTTCAAAACATTTTTTCTTCACTATTCGGAAAGGACACCGGTATTTCGATGAAAAATATATTCAAAAACGAAATGATTGCATAGTAACACCACTCAAATCAATTTTATATATCTTACATTACTAATCCCCAGTTATTCGCTGGGGATTTTTACGTTACACGTTTTTTATTGCTGGCTTGTACCCAATTCCTTTTACCGCAATTCTTACAATTTCCCGCAGAACCGATATCTTTGTTTTCTGTATATCCACAAAATGTGCAGGAGTAGTGACCGGCTTTCTCAATAGTTCTCGTAGAATGAGCTAATGAGTTGGGCATGATTGGTAAACCATATTTAATTTCTTTTTCGTCATAAAAATAAACACTTATCTCACCAGTTGTTTCTTCTATCGCAGTTTCAATCTGTCCGAGATGAGAAATTCCCCTTACACGTAATTCTGCAAAGAATTCATCACTTCCCAAATTTTCTTTTTTAAAATTATCAATTGCAAAAACACCATCCTGTATAAGGTAGATGGCTTTTCCCTCCAATAAATTTTCAATTTTTTTGAATCGTCCTAAAGCGTAAGTGAGCAAACTGTAAAAAATAATGATTACTACGAAAACTATAATTGACGAGAATATCCCGACATCTTTATAAAACATTGGATCACCTGCTGCAGATCCCAAACCGATGATCACCACCAATTCGTAAATAGAAAGTTGTTTTACACCTCTCTTTCCTAAAACTCTTAAACCAATAATAATGGTGAGAAACATGGTGACTGTTCTCAAGACAATTTCCAAAAGGAAGATCCAATCTTGATCGCCTAAAAAAAATTCTTTCCAGCTAAAATTCAATAAAATTGAGAGAAACATATCTTTTTAATTTAGATGCAAACAGGTTCAAAAAACAAGCCATAGAAAATTCCATTCAAATAAAAACCTTCAAATCTGAAATAAGACCTGAAGGTTTTAAGTTTTCACAATTCTTTGTGATTAGGAAGGAAATTTTCATTGCAAATCAAAATAGTTGGCATATTTGCTCATTTTAATTTTTGTCATAAAATCGTCATACTGCGGATATTTTATCCCTGTTGCAATATCAATTACTATTTTTTTTCGATTTGGTTTTAATTTAAATCTGATCTGATCAAAGCTGAAATTATCTGCCTCGCACAGAAAGTTTTTAATTTCATTAAAATTAATACCACTTTCTGGGATAGTTTTTTTTGATTTCTGTGGCGGTAAATCGTCAAGAAAAAATTTTATTCGTTCCATAATTTTAGATTTGGTGTATTCGCTAAGATACGAAATTTCTGCGACATATTTATGATTACGATCACATTATCAGATAAATAGATTGTAATTTGTACAACAAGTCTTCACTCTACTTTATTTGTATTTAAATTATTCTGAATGGTCTGAGTTTTGTCTGTTTAAATGACAAATCCAAATCATTATGAATTTAAAAAATACATCAAGACTGGCTTTAGGTGCTATGTTGATTACGGCAGGAATCGGACACCTTACTTTTGCAAGAAAAGAATTTCAGGCGCAGGTTCCTGATTTGGTTCCTTTAAAAAAAGATGATACGGTAGTCTATTCCGGAATTGTGGAAATTGCTTTAGGAGCAACCATTATTGCTGTTCCAAAAAATTACCGTTCAACATTAGGCAAAATAACCGGAGCCTTTTTTACGGCTGTTTTCCCCGGAAATATCTCTCAATATCAAAATAGAAAAGATGCTTTTGTACTGGATACAGACAGCAGAAGACTGGCGAGACTTTTTGTACAGCCACTTCTGGTTGCATGGGCAATCAAATCTATGGAAGAATAATTTAAAGCAAATAAAATTTTTCTTATCAATCCTCAGAAATGATTATTTTTGTTAAAATTATCATTGAAAATGAAAAATGCAGTAAGCTGGGTTTTGGTTTTAATTCTGACCATTACTTTACTCAATAACTGCTTGCAAACTAAATCCTATAAAGAGATCAGAGCAAAGCAATCTTTTGTTGATCAACTGCGTGCTGCATATTCTTCCGGAGACCAAAAGAAGTGGCCAAAACCAATTCTTGATCCTTCAAAACCGTTATTTTCTGAGATTGGGCATTTACCCAAAGTAGAATTTCCATCAGACAATCCTTATTCGGAAGATAAAGTTTTGTTGGGAAGAACGCTTTTTTATGATCCCAGACTTTCAAACTCAAATCAAATTGCCTGTGCTTCATGTCACGATCCTGAATTAGGCTGGACGGATAACAGAAAATTTTCTTTCGGACACGACAGACAATTGGGTTCCAGAAACGCAATGACGATCATGAATGTCGCTTTTGCGAAATCACTTTTTTGGGACGGACGAGCTGTAACTTTGGAAGATCAGGCAAAGATGCCGATTGAGGATATGAGGGAAATGCATGAACACATTGATATTGCGACCGACAAAATTGTAAAAGTAAAAGGTTACGAAATCCTTTTTGAGAAAGCGTTTGGCAACAAAAAAATTACGAAAGATAAAATAGCAAAAGCTATTGCTACTTTTGAACGAACGGTTGTAAGTCCGGCAACTAAGTTTGATCGCTTTATAGACGGAGAAAAAGATGCATTTACCAATGATGAATTGATGGGTCTTCATCTTTTCCGGACAAAAGCACAATGCATGAATTGTCACAATTCGGGATATTTTTCTAATAATTTATTTGAGAATGACGGCACTTCACTTTTAGGTTCTGATGAGGAAGATTTAGGACAGTATCTTATTACTAAAAGACCAGCCGATGCAGGAAAGTTCAGAGTTCCAACCTTGAGAGAAGTGACCAAGACAGGACCTTGGATGCATGATGGTTCATTTAATACTTTAACTGAGGTCATCCAATTTTACAGTAAAGGAAATCCTGAATCTTCAAAACATCGTTCGACCATTCATGAAGGAGTTACATTACATTCTGAAAAATCTGATATGCTGAAACTGCTAGAGTTAACCACTGAAGAAATTCATCAGATAGAAGCTTTTTTAGGAACACTAAGTACGCCTGTAATGAGACCAAAACCTCCGGTTCTTCCCAAGTAACCTTAATAAAAAACACCCTCAAAAGTTAATTTGAGAGTGTTATATTTTAAACTGAAAAAATATTAAAAAAACTGATCGGGAGTAATCGGTAAATTTCTAAAACGCTTGCCTGTTGCATTATAAATTGCGTTGGCAAGAGCAGGTGCAGCACCAATAATTCCTACTTCGCCCAAACCTTTTGCGCCACTTGGGTTGAGATTTAAATCTGGTTTGTTGATAAATGCTACTTCAATAATCGGTGCGTCAGCATTGACAGGGAAATGATACCCTGCAAGGTCGTTGGCAACAAGTGTTCCCAATTTTTCGTCAACTGACATTTTCTCCATCAGAGCCATCCCTATTCCACCAACGGCAGCACCGGAAATCTGATTGGCAGCTGGCTTTTCGTTTATGATTTTCCCACCGTCTACTACCACAACCATTTTATCTACAACCACTTTTCCTGTTTTGGTGTTTACTTTCACCTTACAAAAATGTGCAGCTGATGAACAGAACGAGAATTTATTTTTTTCGTCTCCTGGACCAGAAGTTGCCTCCACTTCAATTAAATTTAAATTATTTTTCTTGAAAATATCTTGGTACGAAACAAATTGATCACCATTTTTCTGCAAAGAAACCCCGGAATCTGAAAGTATAATATCTTTGGCTTCGGCTATTTTATAATTTTGATTACCTTTTGATGCATACTCAGCCAATTTCATTTTCAGCGCATCACTTACTGCAACTACAGCTCCACTTATTGAAGACAATCCTGTGCTACCACCCTGACTTCCTGCAGGTGGCAAATCAGAATTTCCTAGTTCT
This region includes:
- a CDS encoding phytoene/squalene synthase family protein, whose product is MKKLFDDLSYKISKQTTKQYSTSFSLGILALSPKIRNSIYAIYGYVRLADEIVDSFHEFDRSTLLARFREQTNEALEEKISLNPILQCFQETIHRYEIDVQLIYQFLNSMEMDLQKIDYNSELYKQYILGSAEVVGLMCLHIFVDGNKEQYELLKPSAMKLGSAFQKVNFLRDLKDDYQVLGRTYFPNVDITYFDNSVKAHIENDIQQEFEEALEGIKKLPNAARFGVYLAYRYYISLFRKIKRTPAKKIINQRIRISNSRKFSLMMSSYVQYKISAL
- a CDS encoding MarR family winged helix-turn-helix transcriptional regulator, whose translation is MNLDLVKEVLNLMEEFNMDNKNSVYPHTIEGFKTWVSDQESPNQYSEDTETDWDGKENGRTAESMISTLLVHLNRYAKTYSKSAIAASEFSTQEEFIYLINLKSFGEMSKIDLIRKNIHEKPVGSLIINRLLKQGWIEQNDSTQDKRQKLIHITEKGLTVLEHQMNKIRQATQIVSGNLSYTEKMDLIRILNKLVKFHHPIYNRNIENRDLIETVYKEFSFEK
- a CDS encoding phytoene desaturase family protein, whose translation is MKKIAIIGSGFSGLSAAAYSAKNGYEVHVFEKNDSLGGRARKFTTDNGYTFDMGPSWYWMPDIIENFFTDFNKRTTDYFELVALNPQFEMVFSDGTMQIPHDYGEMRNLFESTEKGAGKKLDEFMNDAQYKYEVGMKDFVNKPCHSWFEFVSPKIAKSALKLDLLSNFHRFVRKYFKDPKLIMLMEFPVIFLGAAPKDIPALYSLMNYGGYKLGTWYPIGGFSKIIDAMADVGKDEGVKFHLNSNIDSIKIKENKAKALSVNGIDVEFDIVIASSDYHHTENTLLPKEYRNYTEDYWKKRVFAPSCLIYYLGFNQKIPNLKHHTLFFENDLDLHTTEIYEDKKWPTKPLFYVCCPSKTDPNVAPENCENVFLLMPVATGLEDHDEVREKYFDEMILRLEKHTETSDLKSKIAYKKSYCIKDFKEDYNAYEGNAYGLANTLAQTAVLKPSLKNKKISNLFYTGQLTVPGPGVPPSIISGKIAAIEATK
- a CDS encoding sterol desaturase family protein; its protein translation is MNFLIVVATFFIMEGITWMVHKYIMHGFLWSLHRDHHDHSNEGHLERNDYFFAIFAVPTIALMYYGTVNNFNIYFYIAIGITLYGMSYFFVHDIFIHQRFRFLRDTQNPYLLAIRRAHKQHHKHTGKERGECFGFLWVPVKYFKMYFNKNKK
- a CDS encoding SRPBCC family protein; amino-acid sequence: MVHQLKREQQLNCDIETAWKFFSSAHNLSKITPKDMSFIVRTKMESDEIYEGMIIDYYVSPLLGIKMDWQTEITQVNHHQNFTDFQKKGPYKLWNHFHEFIPNEKGVLIKDTVDYELPMGFLGEIAHKLFVKSKLEHIFSYRFTILEEMFNTKQK
- a CDS encoding cytochrome-c peroxidase, which translates into the protein MKNAVSWVLVLILTITLLNNCLQTKSYKEIRAKQSFVDQLRAAYSSGDQKKWPKPILDPSKPLFSEIGHLPKVEFPSDNPYSEDKVLLGRTLFYDPRLSNSNQIACASCHDPELGWTDNRKFSFGHDRQLGSRNAMTIMNVAFAKSLFWDGRAVTLEDQAKMPIEDMREMHEHIDIATDKIVKVKGYEILFEKAFGNKKITKDKIAKAIATFERTVVSPATKFDRFIDGEKDAFTNDELMGLHLFRTKAQCMNCHNSGYFSNNLFENDGTSLLGSDEEDLGQYLITKRPADAGKFRVPTLREVTKTGPWMHDGSFNTLTEVIQFYSKGNPESSKHRSTIHEGVTLHSEKSDMLKLLELTTEEIHQIEAFLGTLSTPVMRPKPPVLPK
- a CDS encoding DUF421 domain-containing protein, yielding MFLSILLNFSWKEFFLGDQDWIFLLEIVLRTVTMFLTIIIGLRVLGKRGVKQLSIYELVVIIGLGSAAGDPMFYKDVGIFSSIIVFVVIIIFYSLLTYALGRFKKIENLLEGKAIYLIQDGVFAIDNFKKENLGSDEFFAELRVRGISHLGQIETAIEETTGEISVYFYDEKEIKYGLPIMPNSLAHSTRTIEKAGHYSCTFCGYTENKDIGSAGNCKNCGKRNWVQASNKKRVT
- a CDS encoding lycopene cyclase domain-containing protein — translated: MWQYTYLAINFFTVIICFLFSFHPKINFHRHFKAFLMAAVLVAAFFIAWDVWFTKIGVWWFNDRYLLGKRLFGLPIEELMFFICIPFSCVFTYFCLDKFFKLDWKKNIERIFVIISIVILLCLSFYFRDRIYPFTTFLTTAISLFLLHFILKVKWIGKASFIYLILMPGFLAVNGILTGTGLDSPIVNYNPDKIIGIRIFTIPVEDTIYGYEMILWNLFFFYKFKRKEETQMNNL
- a CDS encoding DoxX family protein, encoding MNLKNTSRLALGAMLITAGIGHLTFARKEFQAQVPDLVPLKKDDTVVYSGIVEIALGATIIAVPKNYRSTLGKITGAFFTAVFPGNISQYQNRKDAFVLDTDSRRLARLFVQPLLVAWAIKSMEE